Proteins found in one Paenibacillus sp. FSL R10-2782 genomic segment:
- a CDS encoding cold shock domain-containing protein: protein MQGKVKWFNAEKGYGFIETADGGDVFVHFSAIQTEGFKTLEEGQDVEFDIVEGARGPQAANVTKL, encoded by the coding sequence ATGCAAGGTAAAGTAAAATGGTTTAACGCAGAAAAAGGTTATGGTTTCATTGAAACCGCTGATGGCGGCGACGTATTCGTTCATTTTTCCGCAATTCAAACAGAAGGCTTCAAAACACTTGAAGAAGGACAAGACGTGGAGTTCGACATTGTCGAAGGCGCACGTGGACCACAAGCCGCTAACGTAACCAAATTATAA